The following proteins are encoded in a genomic region of uncultured Vibrio sp.:
- a CDS encoding SDR family oxidoreductase, with product MDIKESIILVTSAGSVIGRTCSSHFAHLGATLILCDQNADALTASYEQISAFTNKVFAMHVCSDDTTSINFLFDQIESELGATPDVVVNCWTSSPMPSLMAPEPMSTYIDHLSSAARFLYTYGQVAAERFRRRNKKGVIVNVVSHDNHEDLTGVESMAALVSGFTHSWAKELTPFNIRVGGVIPSITHTKEDLDEIHWAEIQDELVRNTEYIVSNDYFSGRVVSTEV from the coding sequence ATGGATATCAAAGAATCAATTATACTCGTCACATCAGCAGGTTCAGTCATCGGACGAACATGCTCTAGCCACTTTGCCCACCTCGGCGCAACGTTGATTCTATGTGATCAAAACGCTGACGCGCTAACGGCAAGTTACGAGCAAATTAGCGCGTTTACCAATAAGGTTTTCGCTATGCATGTATGCAGTGACGACACAACTTCGATCAACTTTTTGTTTGACCAAATAGAGTCCGAACTTGGTGCGACACCAGATGTGGTGGTCAATTGCTGGACCAGCTCCCCAATGCCGAGCTTAATGGCACCAGAACCAATGAGTACTTACATCGATCACCTCTCTTCTGCTGCTCGTTTTCTTTATACCTACGGACAAGTTGCCGCTGAGCGTTTCCGAAGACGGAATAAGAAAGGCGTTATCGTGAATGTGGTTTCCCATGATAACCATGAAGATTTAACGGGAGTGGAAAGTATGGCTGCGTTGGTATCTGGGTTCACTCATAGCTGGGCAAAAGAGCTGACTCCATTCAATATCAGAGTCGGCGGTGTAATCCCATCGATCACTCATACCAAAGAAGATTTAGACGAAATACATTGGGCGGAAATACAAGATGAGCTAGTACGCAACACTGAGTACATAGTCTCGAATGACTACTTTAGCGGCAGAGTCGTCTCTACCGAAGTATAA
- a CDS encoding VC2046/SO_2500 family protein: MNIHTLDKAAIINELQFGNDISHAVHEGRRSDFALILSMFSNDVRDVVPVEEVKEVKTNDEILRQQFFLSQPQPLRSDSSSYELAAGQAKQFHDAGLSSAKLSHYLKPDALTYLPEDTFNLPEEVYHNLSGHERRRLGKRNQPLISDVGLYNQLVTAQRQYQIQAQA, encoded by the coding sequence ATGAACATTCATACTCTAGACAAAGCAGCAATTATTAACGAGCTTCAGTTCGGTAACGATATTAGTCATGCCGTTCATGAAGGTCGCCGTTCTGATTTTGCTCTGATCTTGTCTATGTTCTCTAATGATGTCCGTGACGTCGTTCCTGTTGAAGAAGTTAAAGAGGTGAAGACAAATGACGAGATCTTACGTCAGCAATTTTTCCTCTCTCAGCCACAGCCATTGCGATCAGACAGCAGCAGCTATGAACTTGCCGCAGGACAAGCTAAACAGTTTCACGATGCTGGATTGTCTTCCGCGAAGCTTAGCCATTACCTCAAACCAGATGCTTTAACTTATCTACCGGAAGACACTTTTAACCTTCCTGAAGAGGTCTACCACAACCTGTCAGGGCATGAACGCCGCCGTTTAGGGAAAAGAAATCAGCCACTTATTTCTGATGTTGGGTTATATAATCAACTCGTCACCGCTCAGCGCCAATACCAGATCCAAGCTCAAGCCTAG
- the sodB gene encoding superoxide dismutase [Fe] yields the protein MAFELPALPYAKDALEPHISAETLDYHHGKHHNTYVVKLNGLIPDTEFEGKTLEEIIKTSTGGVFNNAAQIWNHTFYWHCLAPNAGGEPTGAVADAINAAFGSFEEFKAKFTDAAINNFGSSWTWLVKKADGSLDIVNTSNAATPLTEEGTTPLLTVDLWEHAYYIDYRNVRPDYMNGFWALVNWDFVAENLAK from the coding sequence ATGGCATTTGAACTACCAGCTCTTCCTTACGCGAAAGACGCACTAGAACCACACATCTCAGCAGAGACTCTAGATTACCACCACGGTAAGCACCACAACACTTACGTCGTTAAGCTAAACGGTCTTATCCCTGACACTGAGTTCGAAGGCAAAACACTAGAAGAGATCATCAAGACTTCTACTGGTGGCGTGTTCAACAACGCTGCTCAAATCTGGAACCACACGTTCTACTGGCACTGTCTAGCTCCAAACGCGGGCGGCGAGCCAACTGGCGCTGTTGCTGACGCAATCAACGCAGCATTCGGTTCTTTCGAAGAATTCAAAGCGAAGTTCACTGACGCAGCAATCAACAACTTCGGTTCTTCATGGACTTGGCTAGTTAAGAAGGCTGACGGTTCTCTAGACATCGTCAACACTTCTAACGCAGCGACTCCTCTAACAGAAGAAGGTACTACGCCACTTCTAACTGTTGACCTATGGGAACACGCGTACTACATCGATTACCGCAACGTACGTCCTGATTACATGAATGGCTTCTGGGCTCTTGTAAACTGGGACTTCGTAGCAGAGAACCTAGCGAAGTAA
- a CDS encoding Grx4 family monothiol glutaredoxin: METIDKIKQQISENSILLYMKGSPKLPSCGFSSQASQALMACGEKFAYVDILQNPDIRAELPKYAQWPTFPQLWIEGELIGGCDIILEMYQKGELQPLIKEAAARAEGEAE, translated from the coding sequence ATGGAAACTATCGACAAAATCAAACAGCAGATTTCTGAAAACTCTATCTTGCTGTACATGAAAGGCTCACCGAAACTGCCAAGCTGTGGTTTCTCTTCTCAAGCGTCACAAGCACTAATGGCATGTGGTGAGAAGTTCGCTTACGTAGACATTCTACAAAACCCAGACATCCGCGCTGAGCTACCAAAATACGCACAATGGCCAACTTTCCCACAACTATGGATTGAAGGTGAGCTAATTGGTGGTTGTGACATCATTCTGGAAATGTACCAGAAAGGTGAACTTCAGCCGCTAATCAAAGAAGCTGCAGCACGCGCTGAAGGTGAAGCTGAGTAA
- the galE gene encoding UDP-glucose 4-epimerase GalE, whose product MKVLVTGGMGYIGSHTCLQMIEAGMEPIIVDNLCNAKVEVLSRIEALTGKQPTFYQGDIRDEAFLDSVFAQHDIQAVIHFAGLKAVGESVVKPLEYYDNNVNGTLVLARSMRKAGVKSIVFSSSATVYGDPETVPITEDSPTGATTNPYGRSKYMVEACLSDLFNAESDWSITLLRYFNPVGAHPSGTMGEDPQGIPNNLMPFIAQVAVGRREKLSVFGNDYPTPDGTGVRDYIHVMDLADGHIAALKSVGEKAGLHIYNLGTGKGSSVLEMVEAFGAACGKPVPYELCPRRLGDIAECWASTDKAERELGWKAARSVAEMTADTWNWQSNNPQGY is encoded by the coding sequence GTGAAAGTTCTTGTCACAGGTGGTATGGGTTACATCGGCAGTCACACATGCCTTCAGATGATTGAGGCGGGTATGGAGCCCATCATCGTCGATAACTTGTGTAACGCCAAAGTTGAAGTGTTGAGCCGTATTGAAGCACTAACCGGCAAACAGCCAACGTTTTATCAAGGCGATATTCGTGATGAAGCGTTTTTGGATTCGGTATTCGCTCAGCATGACATCCAAGCGGTAATTCATTTTGCAGGTCTGAAAGCGGTCGGTGAGTCAGTCGTCAAGCCATTGGAATATTACGATAACAATGTCAACGGCACATTGGTGTTGGCCCGCAGTATGCGAAAAGCGGGTGTGAAGAGCATCGTATTCAGTTCATCAGCAACCGTCTACGGTGACCCTGAGACAGTACCAATCACTGAAGACTCACCAACTGGCGCGACAACCAATCCCTACGGCCGCAGCAAATACATGGTGGAAGCGTGTTTGAGCGATCTGTTCAATGCTGAAAGCGATTGGAGCATTACTTTGCTGCGCTACTTCAATCCTGTTGGTGCGCATCCATCAGGCACCATGGGCGAAGACCCTCAAGGGATTCCAAACAACTTGATGCCGTTCATTGCACAAGTCGCGGTTGGTCGTCGTGAAAAGCTCTCAGTATTTGGTAATGACTACCCAACGCCAGACGGTACGGGTGTGCGTGATTACATTCACGTAATGGACTTGGCTGATGGCCATATTGCGGCATTGAAATCTGTGGGTGAGAAAGCGGGTTTGCATATTTACAACCTGGGTACAGGTAAAGGTTCTAGCGTACTTGAAATGGTAGAAGCTTTCGGTGCCGCTTGCGGTAAACCTGTGCCTTACGAGCTGTGCCCGCGTCGTCTGGGTGATATTGCCGAATGTTGGGCAAGCACAGACAAGGCAGAGCGCGAGCTTGGTTGGAAAGCAGCACGCAGCGTAGCTGAAATGACGGCCGATACGTGGAATTGGCAATCTAACAACCCACAAGGTTACTAA